A region of Paralichthys olivaceus isolate ysfri-2021 chromosome 24, ASM2471397v2, whole genome shotgun sequence DNA encodes the following proteins:
- the LOC138406957 gene encoding meiosis-specific nuclear structural protein 1-like isoform X1 — protein sequence MKRSKFADLEQMCDQERHLKQCIHRCKVAKMIEDRRQQQLANVEVEEEEETKEDFRKMMAKFAKNARLEQMGDKKRHWTQCIHRCKVAKLIEERRQQQLANVEVEEETEEDLIKKMMAKCAEDDRLEQMGDQRRRLKKCIHRREVAKLIEDRRQQQLANVEVEEETEEDFRKMMMAKLAKDDRLEQMGDQRRRLKKCIHRLEVEKLIEDRRKQQLANVEVEEDTEEDFRKKMMAKLAKEDRLEQMGDHKKRLKKCIHRREVAKLIEDRRQQQLANVEVEEDTEEDFRKKMMAKLAKEDRLEQMGDHKRRLKKCIHRREVAKLIEDRRQQQLANVKVTEETEEDLIKKMMAKFAEDDQLEQMGDDKIHLTQYIHRR from the exons ATGAAAAGGTCTAAGTTTGCAGACCTCGAGCAGATGTGTGACCAGGAAAGACATTTGAAGCAGTGTATCCATAGATGCAAGGTGGCAAAAATGATAGAGGACAGGAGACAACAGCAACTGGCCAATGTG gaagttgaggaggaggaggaaaccaAAGAGGACTTCAGGAAGATGATGGCTAAGTTTGCAAAGAACGCTCGGCTCGAGCAGATGGGTGACAAGAAAAGACATTGGACACAGTGTATCCACAGATGCAAGGTGGCGAAACTGATAGAGGAAAGGAGACAACAGCAACTGGCCAATGTG GAAGTTGAGGAGGAAACCGAAGAGGACCTCATAAAGAAGATGATGGCTAAGTGTGCAGAGGACGATCGGCTCGAGCAGATGGGTGACCAGAGAAGACGTTTGAAAAAGTGTATCCACAGACGTGAGGTGGCGAAACTGATAGAGGACAGGAGACAACAGCAACTGGCCAATGTG gaAGTTGAGGAGGAAACCGAAGAGGACTTCAGGAAGATGATGATGGCTAAGCTTGCAAAGGACGATCGGCTCGAGCAGATGGGTGACCAGAGAAGACGTTTGAAAAAGTGTATCCACAGACTCGAGGTGGAGAAACTGatagaggacaggaggaaacagCAACTGGCCAATGTG gaaGTTGAGGAGGATACCGAAGAGGACTTCAGGAAGAAGATGATGGCTAAGCTTGCAAAGGAGGATCGGCTCGAGCAGATGGGTGACCACAAAAAACGTTTGAAAAAGTGTATCCACAGACGTGAGGTGGCGAAACTGATAGAGGACAGGAGACAACAGCAACTAGCCAATGTG gaaGTTGAGGAGGATACCGAAGAGGACTTCAGGAAGAAGATGATGGCTAAGCTTGCAAAGGAGGATCGGCTCGAGCAGATGGGTGACCACAAAAGACGTTTGAAAAAGTGTATCCACAGACGTGAGGTGGCGAAACTGATAGAGGACAGGAGACAACAGCAACTGGCCAATGTG aaagtgacggAGGAAACCGAAGAGGACCTCATAAAGAAGATGATGGCTAAGTTTGCAGAGGACGATCAGCTCGAGCAGATGGGTGACgacaaaatacatttgacaCAGTATATCCACAGACGCTAG
- the LOC138406957 gene encoding meiosis-specific nuclear structural protein 1-like isoform X4: MKRSKFADLEQMCDQERHLKQCIHRCKVAKMIEDRRQQQLANVEVEEETEEDLIKKMMAKCAEDDRLEQMGDQRRRLKKCIHRREVAKLIEDRRQQQLANVEVEEETEEDFRKMMMAKLAKDDRLEQMGDQRRRLKKCIHRLEVEKLIEDRRKQQLANVEVEEDTEEDFRKKMMAKLAKEDRLEQMGDHKKRLKKCIHRREVAKLIEDRRQQQLANVEVEEDTEEDFRKKMMAKLAKEDRLEQMGDHKRRLKKCIHRREVAKLIEDRRQQQLANVKVTEETEEDLIKKMMAKFAEDDQLEQMGDDKIHLTQYIHRR, from the exons ATGAAAAGGTCTAAGTTTGCAGACCTCGAGCAGATGTGTGACCAGGAAAGACATTTGAAGCAGTGTATCCATAGATGCAAGGTGGCAAAAATGATAGAGGACAGGAGACAACAGCAACTGGCCAATGTG GAAGTTGAGGAGGAAACCGAAGAGGACCTCATAAAGAAGATGATGGCTAAGTGTGCAGAGGACGATCGGCTCGAGCAGATGGGTGACCAGAGAAGACGTTTGAAAAAGTGTATCCACAGACGTGAGGTGGCGAAACTGATAGAGGACAGGAGACAACAGCAACTGGCCAATGTG gaAGTTGAGGAGGAAACCGAAGAGGACTTCAGGAAGATGATGATGGCTAAGCTTGCAAAGGACGATCGGCTCGAGCAGATGGGTGACCAGAGAAGACGTTTGAAAAAGTGTATCCACAGACTCGAGGTGGAGAAACTGatagaggacaggaggaaacagCAACTGGCCAATGTG gaaGTTGAGGAGGATACCGAAGAGGACTTCAGGAAGAAGATGATGGCTAAGCTTGCAAAGGAGGATCGGCTCGAGCAGATGGGTGACCACAAAAAACGTTTGAAAAAGTGTATCCACAGACGTGAGGTGGCGAAACTGATAGAGGACAGGAGACAACAGCAACTAGCCAATGTG gaaGTTGAGGAGGATACCGAAGAGGACTTCAGGAAGAAGATGATGGCTAAGCTTGCAAAGGAGGATCGGCTCGAGCAGATGGGTGACCACAAAAGACGTTTGAAAAAGTGTATCCACAGACGTGAGGTGGCGAAACTGATAGAGGACAGGAGACAACAGCAACTGGCCAATGTG aaagtgacggAGGAAACCGAAGAGGACCTCATAAAGAAGATGATGGCTAAGTTTGCAGAGGACGATCAGCTCGAGCAGATGGGTGACgacaaaatacatttgacaCAGTATATCCACAGACGCTAG
- the LOC138406957 gene encoding meiosis-specific nuclear structural protein 1-like isoform X3, which translates to MKRSKFADLEQMCDQERHLKQCIHRCKVAKMIEDRRQQQLANVEVEEEEETKEDFRKMMAKFAKNARLEQMGDKKRHWTQCIHRCKVAKLIEERRQQQLANVEVEEETEEDLIKKMMAKCAEDDRLEQMGDQRRRLKKCIHRREVAKLIEDRRQQQLANVEVEEDTEEDFRKKMMAKLAKEDRLEQMGDHKKRLKKCIHRREVAKLIEDRRQQQLANVEVEEDTEEDFRKKMMAKLAKEDRLEQMGDHKRRLKKCIHRREVAKLIEDRRQQQLANVKVTEETEEDLIKKMMAKFAEDDQLEQMGDDKIHLTQYIHRR; encoded by the exons ATGAAAAGGTCTAAGTTTGCAGACCTCGAGCAGATGTGTGACCAGGAAAGACATTTGAAGCAGTGTATCCATAGATGCAAGGTGGCAAAAATGATAGAGGACAGGAGACAACAGCAACTGGCCAATGTG gaagttgaggaggaggaggaaaccaAAGAGGACTTCAGGAAGATGATGGCTAAGTTTGCAAAGAACGCTCGGCTCGAGCAGATGGGTGACAAGAAAAGACATTGGACACAGTGTATCCACAGATGCAAGGTGGCGAAACTGATAGAGGAAAGGAGACAACAGCAACTGGCCAATGTG GAAGTTGAGGAGGAAACCGAAGAGGACCTCATAAAGAAGATGATGGCTAAGTGTGCAGAGGACGATCGGCTCGAGCAGATGGGTGACCAGAGAAGACGTTTGAAAAAGTGTATCCACAGACGTGAGGTGGCGAAACTGATAGAGGACAGGAGACAACAGCAACTGGCCAATGTG gaaGTTGAGGAGGATACCGAAGAGGACTTCAGGAAGAAGATGATGGCTAAGCTTGCAAAGGAGGATCGGCTCGAGCAGATGGGTGACCACAAAAAACGTTTGAAAAAGTGTATCCACAGACGTGAGGTGGCGAAACTGATAGAGGACAGGAGACAACAGCAACTAGCCAATGTG gaaGTTGAGGAGGATACCGAAGAGGACTTCAGGAAGAAGATGATGGCTAAGCTTGCAAAGGAGGATCGGCTCGAGCAGATGGGTGACCACAAAAGACGTTTGAAAAAGTGTATCCACAGACGTGAGGTGGCGAAACTGATAGAGGACAGGAGACAACAGCAACTGGCCAATGTG aaagtgacggAGGAAACCGAAGAGGACCTCATAAAGAAGATGATGGCTAAGTTTGCAGAGGACGATCAGCTCGAGCAGATGGGTGACgacaaaatacatttgacaCAGTATATCCACAGACGCTAG
- the LOC109644521 gene encoding PI-PLC X domain-containing protein 1-like isoform X2 has protein sequence MSFCLDVSSPVLRSEPCLLRVFDRLFPCWTRPCVYRWATTQQSVLSDQCDLGIRFLDLRIARKPAGGNTLFFAHGIYSLMAVKEALDEVAAWLDAHPKEVVIISCSRFDSLTDKDHARLVENIITLFGEKLCSSQETPTLRSCWSRGQQVIVSYGNLQVVLQHPELWAEIPYWYADSPDPKKVIAFLEDQKRRRRPAGFYVSGLNLTEDAPYVLLHPLETMRKMTMKALRLLLSWASEQRPGPEDGGVNIVCCDFVGVSQFCSLVIGLNYKLNYSTHPVCRTQGDATGCV, from the exons ATGTCCTTCTGCCTGGACGTGTCCTCTCCCGTGCTCAGATCAGAGCCCTGCCTCCTCAGAGTATTCGACAGGCTGTTTCCCTGCTGGACTCGACCCTGTGTGTACCGCTGGGCCACCACACAG CAGTCGGTCCTCAGCGATCAGTGTGACCTCGGTATTCGGTTCTTGGACCTGCGGATCGCCAGGAAGCCTGCGGGAGGCAACACGCTGTTCTTCGCCCACGGCATCTACTCGCTGATGGCCGTCAAG GAGGCTCTGGACGAAGTGGCTGCCTGGCTGGACGCTCATCCTAAAGAGGTCGTGATCATCTCCTGCTCGCGTTTCGATTCGCTGACGGACAAAGATCACGCCCGTCTTGTGGAGAACATCATCACACTGTTTGGAGAAAAACTCTGCTCCTCACAG gAGACCCCCACTCTGCGTTCCTGTTGGTCCAGAGGGCAGCAGGTCATCGTTTCCTATGGAAACCTGCAGGTGGTGCTGCAGCACCCTGAGCTGTGGGCTGAAATTCCTTACTG GTACGCTGACAGCCCAGACCCGAAGAAGGTGATCGCTTTCCTCGAGGACCAGAAGCGCAGAAGGCGACCAG CTGGTTTTTACGTCAGCGGCCTGAACCTGACTGAAGACGCCCCGTACGTCCTCCTCCATCCCCTCGAGACCATGAGGAAGATGACGATGAAGGCCCTCAGGTTGCTGCTGAGCTGGGCGAGCGAGCAGCGGCCAGGGCCCGAGGACGGCGGGGTCAACATCGTCTGCTGCGACTTCGTGGGCGTCAGTCAGTTCTGCTCGCTCGTGATCGGCCTGAACTACAAACTGAACTACTCCACACATcccgtctgcaggacacaaggCGACGCCACTGGCTGTGTCTGA
- the LOC109644522 gene encoding four and a half LIM domains protein 2-like — MAERCDCTECKESLYGQKYILKEEDPYCIKCYEALFSNNCEVCEKLIGCTSKDLSYKERHWHSECFLCVTCNRSLVDRHFASKDDMLMCTECYSNKYSAKCNMCLKTIMPGSKKMEHKGNSWHENCFSCNRCQQPIGTRTFVQKDASNYCLPCYEKLFALQCVHCKKPITTGGVNYHDQPWHKECFVCIGCKKQLASQRFTSRDDFTYCLDCFCNLFAKKCAYCTTPISGLGGSKYISFEQRQWHTNCFNCKKCSVSLVGRGFLTCKDDVLCPDCGKDL; from the exons ATGGCTGAACGCTGCGACTGCACAGAGTGTAAGGAATCCTTATACGGCCAGAAATACATCCTGAAGGAGGAGGATCCGTACTGCATCAAGTGCTATGAGGCACTTTTCTCCAACAACTGTGAAGTGTGCGAGAAGCTCATTGGCTGCACCAGCAAG GATCTGTCGTACAAGGAACGCCACTGGCACAGCGAATGCTTCCTCTGCGTCACGTGCAACCGATCTCTGGTGGACCGGCACTTTGCCTCTAAGGATGACATGCTGATGTGCACGGAGTGCTACAGCAACAAGTACTCTGCCAAGTGCAACATGTGCCTGAAGACCATCATGCCAG GCTCTAAAAAGATGGAGCACAAGGGCAACAGTTGGCATGAGAACTGTTTCTCCTGCAACCGCTGCCAGCAGCCCATCGGCACCAGGACCTTCGTCCAGAAGGACGCCAGCAACTACTGCCTTCCCTGCTACGAGAAGCTGTTTGCTCTGCAGTGTGTCCACTGCAAGAAG CCCATCACCACTGGAGGGGTGAACTACCACGACCAGCCGTGGCATAAGGAGTGCTTCGTCTGCATCGGCTGCAAGAAGCAGCTGGCCAGCCAGCGCTTCACCTCCCGGGACGACTTCACCTACTGCCTCGACTGCTTCTGCAACCTGTTTGCCAAGAAATGTGCCTACTGCACCACCCCCATTAGCG GCCTCGGTGGGAGCAAGTACATCTCGTTCGAGCAGCGCCAGTGGCACACCAACTGCTTCAACTGCAAAAAGTGCAGTGTGTCCCTGGTCGGCCGGGGTTTCCTGACGTGCAAAGATGACGTCCTATGCCCCGACTGTGGAAAAGACCTCTGA
- the LOC109639013 gene encoding uncharacterized protein C7orf57-like isoform X2, translating to MSTVLPNHRRTKPGGIKPGAVISGVTGPTSQIPGLSQSADESTPAERTSGRRVGIFESDSDYVKLAKQGGHRGLLSHDDVEADDIPKKTYNPASWFGDNESKSGSKATSPNSQMKGGSLPLAAPFGTDNSSSWEREADSFSNDNDKMSPDGAACQLDGLSLGSNYKRTCYDKRAPPVSMSKLLSHGYVEEKKKSPNDDDASSVTSEQSSTIVTEVDDLE from the exons ATGAGCACCGTCCTGCCCAACCACAGAAGGACCAAGCCTGGAG GCATAAAGCCTGGGGCCGTAATCAGCGGTGTGACTGGGCCGACCTCCCAGATTCCCGGACTGTCCCAGAGTGCTGACGAAAGCACTCCGGCAGAGAGGACCAGCGGACGGCGAGTTGGGATATTTGAGTCCGACTCGGACTACGTCAAGCTTGCGAAGCAGGGAGGACACAGGG GCCTGTTGAGTCATGATGATGTTGAAGCTGATGATATACCAAAAAAAACCTACAATCCAGCCAGCTGGTTTGGAGACAATGAGTCAAAGAG TGGAAGCAAAGCAACGTCTCCCAACAGCCAGATGAAGGGGGGCAGCCTGCCTCTGGCTGCACCGTTTGGCACTGATAACAGTTCGTCCTGGGAAAGGGAGGCTGATAGCTTTTCCAATGATAACGATAAG ATGTCTCCTGATGGTGCTGCCTGTCAGTTGGATGGTCTGTCCTTAGGCAGCAATTACAAGAGAAC GTGTTATGATAAGAGGGCTCCCCCAGTCAGCATGTCCAAGCTGCTGAGTCATGGTtatgtggaggagaagaagaaatctCCCAATGACGACGATGCCTCAA gTGTGACCTCAGAACAGAGCAGCACCATCGTGACGGAGGTGGACGATCTGGAGTAG
- the LOC109639013 gene encoding uncharacterized protein C7orf57-like isoform X1 has product MALLATLLSKTTPLRGLEEDARAEMSTVLPNHRRTKPGGIKPGAVISGVTGPTSQIPGLSQSADESTPAERTSGRRVGIFESDSDYVKLAKQGGHRGLLSHDDVEADDIPKKTYNPASWFGDNESKSGSKATSPNSQMKGGSLPLAAPFGTDNSSSWEREADSFSNDNDKMSPDGAACQLDGLSLGSNYKRTCYDKRAPPVSMSKLLSHGYVEEKKKSPNDDDASSVTSEQSSTIVTEVDDLE; this is encoded by the exons ATGGCTTTGTTAGCCACACTGCTAAGCAAAACGACACCATTGAGAGGACTAGAGGAAGATGCTCGTG CTGAAATGAGCACCGTCCTGCCCAACCACAGAAGGACCAAGCCTGGAG GCATAAAGCCTGGGGCCGTAATCAGCGGTGTGACTGGGCCGACCTCCCAGATTCCCGGACTGTCCCAGAGTGCTGACGAAAGCACTCCGGCAGAGAGGACCAGCGGACGGCGAGTTGGGATATTTGAGTCCGACTCGGACTACGTCAAGCTTGCGAAGCAGGGAGGACACAGGG GCCTGTTGAGTCATGATGATGTTGAAGCTGATGATATACCAAAAAAAACCTACAATCCAGCCAGCTGGTTTGGAGACAATGAGTCAAAGAG TGGAAGCAAAGCAACGTCTCCCAACAGCCAGATGAAGGGGGGCAGCCTGCCTCTGGCTGCACCGTTTGGCACTGATAACAGTTCGTCCTGGGAAAGGGAGGCTGATAGCTTTTCCAATGATAACGATAAG ATGTCTCCTGATGGTGCTGCCTGTCAGTTGGATGGTCTGTCCTTAGGCAGCAATTACAAGAGAAC GTGTTATGATAAGAGGGCTCCCCCAGTCAGCATGTCCAAGCTGCTGAGTCATGGTtatgtggaggagaagaagaaatctCCCAATGACGACGATGCCTCAA gTGTGACCTCAGAACAGAGCAGCACCATCGTGACGGAGGTGGACGATCTGGAGTAG
- the LOC138406957 gene encoding meiosis-specific nuclear structural protein 1-like isoform X2: MKRSKFADLEQMCDQERHLKQCIHRCKVAKMIEDRRQQQLANVEVEEEEETKEDFRKMMAKFAKNARLEQMGDKKRHWTQCIHRCKVAKLIEERRQQQLANVEVEEETEEDLIKKMMAKCAEDDRLEQMGDQRRRLKKCIHRREVAKLIEDRRQQQLANVEVEEETEEDFRKMMMAKLAKDDRLEQMGDQRRRLKKCIHRLEVEKLIEDRRKQQLANVEVEEDTEEDFRKKMMAKLAKEDRLEQMGDHKKRLKKCIHRREVAKLIEDRRQQQLANVEVKEETEEDFRKKMMAKFAEDDWLEQMGYQRRRLKQCIHRC, translated from the exons ATGAAAAGGTCTAAGTTTGCAGACCTCGAGCAGATGTGTGACCAGGAAAGACATTTGAAGCAGTGTATCCATAGATGCAAGGTGGCAAAAATGATAGAGGACAGGAGACAACAGCAACTGGCCAATGTG gaagttgaggaggaggaggaaaccaAAGAGGACTTCAGGAAGATGATGGCTAAGTTTGCAAAGAACGCTCGGCTCGAGCAGATGGGTGACAAGAAAAGACATTGGACACAGTGTATCCACAGATGCAAGGTGGCGAAACTGATAGAGGAAAGGAGACAACAGCAACTGGCCAATGTG GAAGTTGAGGAGGAAACCGAAGAGGACCTCATAAAGAAGATGATGGCTAAGTGTGCAGAGGACGATCGGCTCGAGCAGATGGGTGACCAGAGAAGACGTTTGAAAAAGTGTATCCACAGACGTGAGGTGGCGAAACTGATAGAGGACAGGAGACAACAGCAACTGGCCAATGTG gaAGTTGAGGAGGAAACCGAAGAGGACTTCAGGAAGATGATGATGGCTAAGCTTGCAAAGGACGATCGGCTCGAGCAGATGGGTGACCAGAGAAGACGTTTGAAAAAGTGTATCCACAGACTCGAGGTGGAGAAACTGatagaggacaggaggaaacagCAACTGGCCAATGTG gaaGTTGAGGAGGATACCGAAGAGGACTTCAGGAAGAAGATGATGGCTAAGCTTGCAAAGGAGGATCGGCTCGAGCAGATGGGTGACCACAAAAAACGTTTGAAAAAGTGTATCCACAGACGTGAGGTGGCGAAACTGATAGAGGACAGGAGACAACAGCAACTAGCCAATGTG gaaGTTAAGGAGGAAACCGAAGAGGACTTCAGGAAGAAGATGATGGCTAAGTTTGCAGAGGACGATTGGCTCGAGCAGATGGGTTACCAGAGAAGACGTTTGAAGCAGTGTATCCACAGATGCTAG
- the LOC109644521 gene encoding PI-PLC X domain-containing protein 1-like isoform X1, translating into MIRRNMEEEEQRLQLGGNPDWMSRLPEELLDVPLWNLALPGSHDSMSFCLDVSSPVLRSEPCLLRVFDRLFPCWTRPCVYRWATTQQSVLSDQCDLGIRFLDLRIARKPAGGNTLFFAHGIYSLMAVKEALDEVAAWLDAHPKEVVIISCSRFDSLTDKDHARLVENIITLFGEKLCSSQETPTLRSCWSRGQQVIVSYGNLQVVLQHPELWAEIPYWYADSPDPKKVIAFLEDQKRRRRPAGFYVSGLNLTEDAPYVLLHPLETMRKMTMKALRLLLSWASEQRPGPEDGGVNIVCCDFVGVSQFCSLVIGLNYKLNYSTHPVCRTQGDATGCV; encoded by the exons ATGATAAGaagaaacatggaggaggaggagcagcggcTGCAGCTCGGAGGGAACCCGGACTGGATGTCCCGTCTCCCCGAGGAGCTGCTGGACGTCCCGCTGTGGAACCTGGCCCTGCCCG gGAGCCATGACAGCATGTCCTTCTGCCTGGACGTGTCCTCTCCCGTGCTCAGATCAGAGCCCTGCCTCCTCAGAGTATTCGACAGGCTGTTTCCCTGCTGGACTCGACCCTGTGTGTACCGCTGGGCCACCACACAG CAGTCGGTCCTCAGCGATCAGTGTGACCTCGGTATTCGGTTCTTGGACCTGCGGATCGCCAGGAAGCCTGCGGGAGGCAACACGCTGTTCTTCGCCCACGGCATCTACTCGCTGATGGCCGTCAAG GAGGCTCTGGACGAAGTGGCTGCCTGGCTGGACGCTCATCCTAAAGAGGTCGTGATCATCTCCTGCTCGCGTTTCGATTCGCTGACGGACAAAGATCACGCCCGTCTTGTGGAGAACATCATCACACTGTTTGGAGAAAAACTCTGCTCCTCACAG gAGACCCCCACTCTGCGTTCCTGTTGGTCCAGAGGGCAGCAGGTCATCGTTTCCTATGGAAACCTGCAGGTGGTGCTGCAGCACCCTGAGCTGTGGGCTGAAATTCCTTACTG GTACGCTGACAGCCCAGACCCGAAGAAGGTGATCGCTTTCCTCGAGGACCAGAAGCGCAGAAGGCGACCAG CTGGTTTTTACGTCAGCGGCCTGAACCTGACTGAAGACGCCCCGTACGTCCTCCTCCATCCCCTCGAGACCATGAGGAAGATGACGATGAAGGCCCTCAGGTTGCTGCTGAGCTGGGCGAGCGAGCAGCGGCCAGGGCCCGAGGACGGCGGGGTCAACATCGTCTGCTGCGACTTCGTGGGCGTCAGTCAGTTCTGCTCGCTCGTGATCGGCCTGAACTACAAACTGAACTACTCCACACATcccgtctgcaggacacaaggCGACGCCACTGGCTGTGTCTGA